A single Fusarium oxysporum Fo47 chromosome IV, complete sequence DNA region contains:
- a CDS encoding SGNH hydrolase-type esterase domain-containing protein: MKLSLSLAALAAGAFQVVSGQTVYFAGDSTMAKNGANDGVTDGWGNYIGKYLTVTAVNKAIGGRSARSYTNEGRFTEIVNLVKKGDIVVIEFGHNDGGSPEKNDNNRSDCPGAGTEVCISDKTGEKVYTFVFYVSQAAKALVAKGATVILSSQTPNNQWETGTFEPGAPRFVGYVPTAAKALNSPSVTYVDHFAAVTKMYQKLGNAKVNSLYPKDHTHTSPEAADLIAKAFVQAIDEELNGKTSLKPYIKTPVTKVY; the protein is encoded by the exons ATGAAGCTGTCTCTTTCGCTTGCGGCGCTCGCCGCTGGAGCTTTCCAGGTCGTGTCTGGCCAGACAGTGTACTTTGCTG GTGACTCCACCATGGCAAAGAATGGAGCCAACGACGGTGTAACCGACGGCTGGGGTAACTACATCGGCAAATATCTCACGGTCACAGCCGTCAACAAAGCCATTGGCGGCCGCTCAGCCCGCTCCTACACAAACGAGGGCCGCTTCACCGAGATCGTGAACCTCGTCAAGAAAGGCGACATCGTCGTCATTGAATTCGGCCACAACGACGGCGGTTCCCCCGAAAAGAACGACAACAACCGTTCCGACTGTCCCGGCGCCGGCACAGAAGTCTGCATCTCTGACAAGACGGGCGAGAAGGTGTACACATTCGTATTCTACGTCTCACAAGCCGCCAAAGCCCTCGTCGCCAAGGGCGCTACTGTGATTCTCAGCTCCCAGACTCCCAACAACCAATGGGAGACTGGAACGTTTGAGCCTGGTGCTCCTCGCTTCGTGGGATATGTTCCCACCGCTGCCAAGGCTTTGAACAGCCCTAGCGTTACTTACGTTGATCACTTTGCTGCTGTTACAAAGATGTACCAGAAGCTGGGTAATGCAAAGGTTAACTCTTTGTATCCTAAGGATCACACTCATACTAGTCCCGAGGCTGCTGACCTCATTGCCAAGGCTTTTGTTCAGGCTATTGATGAGGAGTTGAATGGAAAGACTAGCCTGAAGCCTTATATCAAGACTCCTGTTACCAAGGTGTACTAA
- a CDS encoding uncharacterized protein (expressed protein) translates to MNAPKPASRGRTKVKTGCATCRIRKIKCDETKPFCEKCVRTGRKCDGYESVFRPYSSQVPSTPQPIGKPDAAASRHNNVVGEPPLSTGDLNRYFSTKTIFDVELSCNEEAEQVLEASLTNDSIRHALLSLRALRGNLESKKAGDGFETDEQQRLSYNFGLQQYSKALTSLASNLAYPSPDSLKSALLCCQVLISVEQVRGNFSAMGLHIIRGLSILHEYRARPYLTTDGLMPARHTGLPSLDIFIIKLFAAPCKFTEQQPSGSSSIMTPPTETHDRKLAPNMRAELTKVATSTIALLERVTKTHSEEETHSLLSERRSLLDGLDSWLGTLETLQKETLPGEPESISDTFLRILYLILKIILLGTLETTPDLDARLREDSKQLQELANLVNERLKDYDMRRGIDSSLAKQPQ, encoded by the exons ATGAATGCTCCAAAACCAGCGTCCCGAGGCCGAACCAAGGTGAAGACGGGCTGCGCAACATGCCG AATCAGAAAGATCAAGTGCGACGAAACTAAGCCCTTCTGTGAGAAGTGTGTCAGGACTGGTCGGAAATGCGACGGTTATGAGTCTGTCTTTAGACCCTACTCCAGTCAGGTTCCCAGCACGCCGCAGCCGATCGGCAAGCCAGATGCTGCAGCTTCAAGGCATAATAACGTTGTGGGAGAACCTCCACTGAGTACGGGCGACCTCAATCGTTATTTCTCGACTAAGACGATATTCGACGTTGAGCTGAGCTGCAATGAGGAAGCAGAGCAAGTCCTCGAAGCTAGCTTGACTAACGATTCAATACGCCATGCTCTGCTGTCTCTCAGGGCCCTTCGTGGAAATCTCGAGTCAAAGAAAGCAGGAGACGGATTTGAGACCGACGAGCAGCAGAGATTGAGCTACAACTTCGGCCTGCAACAGTATAGCAAGGCTTTGACGAGTCTTGCATCAAATCTCGCGTACCCCAGCCCCGACAGCTTGAAGTCCGCACTCCTTTGTTGCCAAGTTTTGATCAGCGTTGAGCAAGTCCGGGGTAACTTCTCGGCCATGGGACTCCATATAATTCGTGGACTGAGTATCCTGCACGAGTACCGCGCCAGACCGTATCTGACTACCGATGGTCTAATGCCAGCACGTCATACTGGTCTGCCTTCCTTGGAcatctttattataaagttgTTCGCTGCACCTTGCAAGTTCACAGAACAACAACCCTCAGGATCTTCGAGCATAATGACGCCACCTACTGAGACTCATGATCGGAAACTGGCACCGAATATGCGAGCGGAACTAACGAAAGTCGCGACGTCAACTATTGCGCTTCTTGAAAGGGTTACAAAGACCCATTCAGAGGAAGAAACTCATTCACTTCTTTCTGAAAGACGGAGCTTGCTTGATGGCTTGGACTCATGGCTCGGTACTCTTGAAACTCTTCAAAAGGAGACACTACCAGGAGAGCCCGAGTCAATCTCTGACACCTTTCTGCGCATCTTGTATTTAATACTGAAAATCATTCTTCTTGGGACTTTAGAAACTACCCCAGATCTTGATGCCAGGCTCAGGGAGGATAGCAAGCAACTGCAAGAGTTGGCGAATCTCGTCAACGAACGACTGAAGGACTATGATATGCGTCGGGGAATTGATAGTAGCTTAGCAAAACAACCTCAATAA